One Bufo gargarizans isolate SCDJY-AF-19 chromosome 3, ASM1485885v1, whole genome shotgun sequence DNA segment encodes these proteins:
- the LOC122932112 gene encoding oocyte zinc finger protein XlCOF8.4-like isoform X2, which yields MLEGEGSRVLPAEQIRTRGRIPWSCCCCRFLCKMMVLSINDPPRMDQDRYLMATRILDLTLEIISLITGEDYTVVKKSSDECVTPRASGGRSRTQSTITEPPPHSLIHEQKILELTNRITDLLSGEVPVRCQDVAVYFSIEEWEYLEGHKDQYKDVMMDSHQTLTSLDGSSQRNPPERCPSPLYSQDCPDEKLNVPLDHQDVLTDNHQILTSLDGSSQRNPPERCRSPLCPQDCPEEKPNVLLVHQDVLTDNHQILTSLDGSSQRNPPERCHSPLYFQDCPEEKLNVPLDHQDVLTDNHQLITLLGSSQRNPPERCPSPLYSQDCPEEKLNVPLDHQDVLTDNHQLLTLLGVDSMRSSYGHLYLSPYYEVEGNPARIGKKEPVHRLLKSFECLEAGKQFKTKSHLSIHTRIPKEERTFLCSECGKSFCSKPDLGKHQRLHMGKNPECGKWMTQKSHLADHLRTHTGEMPYICPECGKYFSRKSNFIDHLRSHTGEKSFLCPECGKCVSRKSHFTEHLKSHTGEKPFSCSECGKCFTTHSHLSRHQRSHTGEKPYSCVECGKCFMRKDYLEKHQRSHTGVKPYSCSECGKCFSQKSHLLSHLQIHTRKKLFFS from the exons ATGCTGGAGGGGGAGGGAAGCCGTGTGCTTCCTGCTGAGCAGATCAGGACGCGGGGGAGGATTCCAtggagctgctgctgctgcag GTTTCTTTGTAAGATGATGGTTCTTTCCATCAATGATCCACCAAGGATGGACCAAGACCGATACCTCATGGCTACaaggatattagacctcaccctggagatcatctccttgataacgggagag gattacacagtagtgaagaagtcgtctgATGAGTGTGTGACACCCCGTGCGTCAGGAGGACGGAGCAGGACCCAGAGCACCATCACCGAGCCTCCACCTCATtcactgatacatgagcagaagatcctagaacttaccaaCAGGATCACtgacctgctgagcggagag gttccagtaaggtgtcaggatgtcgctgtctatttctccatcgaggagtgggagtatttagaaggacacaaggatcagtACAAAGATGTCATGATGGACAGTCACCAGACCCTCACGTCACTGG ATGGATCCAGtcagagaaatccaccagagagatgtcccagtcctctgtattcccaggactgtccagacgAGAAGCTGAATGTCCCACTGGATCATCAGGACGTCTTGACGGATAATCACCAGATCCTCACATCACTGG ATGGATCCAGtcagagaaatccaccagagagatgtcgtAGTCCTCTATGtccccaggactgtccagaggagaagccgAATGTCTTACTGGTTCATCAGGACGTCTTGACGGATAATCACCAGATCCTCACATCACTGG ATGGATCCAGtcagagaaatccaccagagagatgtcatAGTCCTCTATAtttccaggactgtccagaggagaagctgaaTGTCCCACTGGATCATCAGGACGTCTTGACGGATAATCACCAGCTTATTACATTACTGG GATCCAGtcagagaaatccaccagagagatgtcccagtcctttgtattcccaggactgtccagaggagaagctgaaTGTCCCACTGGATCATCAGGACGTCTTGACGGATAATCACCAGCTCCTTACATTATTGG GTGTAGACAGTATGAGAAGTTCCTATGGACATCTCTATTTATCTCCCTATTATGAAGTAGAGGGTAATCCAGCACGGATTGGCAAGAAAGAGCCTGTCCACAGACTTCTCAAAAGTTTTGAATGTTTAGAAGCTGGAAAACAATTCAAAACGAAATCTCATCTATCCATACATACAAGAATTCCAAAAGAGGAAAGAACTTTtttatgttctgaatgtgggaaatctttttgTTCAAAACCAGATCTTGGAAAACATCAAAGACTTCACATGGGAAAGaatcctgaatgtgggaagtggaTGACTCAAAAATCACATCTTGCCGATCAtctaagaactcacacaggggagatgcCATATATATGCCCTGAATGCGGCAAGTATTTTAGTAGGAAATCCAATTTTATAGATCATCTAAgaagccacacaggagagaagtcatttttatgtcctgaatgtgggaagtgtgttAGTCGTAAATCACATTTTACGGAACATCTaaaaagtcacacaggggagaagccgttctcatgctcagaatgtgggaagtgctttACAACTCATTCACATCTTTCTAGACATCAGAGAAGCCACactggggagaagccatattcatgcgtTGAATGTGGAAAATGCTTTATGCGTAAAGATTATCTTGAGAAACATCAGAGGAGCCACACAGGggtgaagccatattcatgttcagaatgtgggaaatgtttttccCAGAAATCACATCTTTTGAGTCATTTACAAATTCACACAAGGAAGAAGTTGTTTTTCAGTTAA
- the LOC122932112 gene encoding zinc finger protein 436-like isoform X1, with protein sequence MLEGEGSRVLPAEQIRTRGRIPWSCCCCRFLCKMMVLSINDPPRMDQDRYLMATRILDLTLEIISLITGEDYTVVKKSSDECVTPRASGGRSRTQSTITEPPPHSLIHEQKILELTNRITDLLSGEVPVRCQDVAVYFSIEEWEYLEGHKDQYKDVMMDSHQTLTSLDGSSQRNPPERCPSPLYSQDCPDEKLNVPLDHQDVLTDNHQILTSLDGSSQRNPPERCRSPLCPQDCPEEKPNVLLVHQDVLTDNHQILTSLDGSSQRNPPERCHSPLYFQDCPEEKLNVPLDHQDVLTDNHQLITLLEGSSQRNPPERCPSPLYSQDCPEEKLNVPLDHQDVLTDNHQLLTLLGVDSMRSSYGHLYLSPYYEVEGNPARIGKKEPVHRLLKSFECLEAGKQFKTKSHLSIHTRIPKEERTFLCSECGKSFCSKPDLGKHQRLHMGKNPECGKWMTQKSHLADHLRTHTGEMPYICPECGKYFSRKSNFIDHLRSHTGEKSFLCPECGKCVSRKSHFTEHLKSHTGEKPFSCSECGKCFTTHSHLSRHQRSHTGEKPYSCVECGKCFMRKDYLEKHQRSHTGVKPYSCSECGKCFSQKSHLLSHLQIHTRKKLFFS encoded by the exons ATGCTGGAGGGGGAGGGAAGCCGTGTGCTTCCTGCTGAGCAGATCAGGACGCGGGGGAGGATTCCAtggagctgctgctgctgcag GTTTCTTTGTAAGATGATGGTTCTTTCCATCAATGATCCACCAAGGATGGACCAAGACCGATACCTCATGGCTACaaggatattagacctcaccctggagatcatctccttgataacgggagag gattacacagtagtgaagaagtcgtctgATGAGTGTGTGACACCCCGTGCGTCAGGAGGACGGAGCAGGACCCAGAGCACCATCACCGAGCCTCCACCTCATtcactgatacatgagcagaagatcctagaacttaccaaCAGGATCACtgacctgctgagcggagag gttccagtaaggtgtcaggatgtcgctgtctatttctccatcgaggagtgggagtatttagaaggacacaaggatcagtACAAAGATGTCATGATGGACAGTCACCAGACCCTCACGTCACTGG ATGGATCCAGtcagagaaatccaccagagagatgtcccagtcctctgtattcccaggactgtccagacgAGAAGCTGAATGTCCCACTGGATCATCAGGACGTCTTGACGGATAATCACCAGATCCTCACATCACTGG ATGGATCCAGtcagagaaatccaccagagagatgtcgtAGTCCTCTATGtccccaggactgtccagaggagaagccgAATGTCTTACTGGTTCATCAGGACGTCTTGACGGATAATCACCAGATCCTCACATCACTGG ATGGATCCAGtcagagaaatccaccagagagatgtcatAGTCCTCTATAtttccaggactgtccagaggagaagctgaaTGTCCCACTGGATCATCAGGACGTCTTGACGGATAATCACCAGCTTATTACATTACTGG AAGGATCCAGtcagagaaatccaccagagagatgtcccagtcctttgtattcccaggactgtccagaggagaagctgaaTGTCCCACTGGATCATCAGGACGTCTTGACGGATAATCACCAGCTCCTTACATTATTGG GTGTAGACAGTATGAGAAGTTCCTATGGACATCTCTATTTATCTCCCTATTATGAAGTAGAGGGTAATCCAGCACGGATTGGCAAGAAAGAGCCTGTCCACAGACTTCTCAAAAGTTTTGAATGTTTAGAAGCTGGAAAACAATTCAAAACGAAATCTCATCTATCCATACATACAAGAATTCCAAAAGAGGAAAGAACTTTtttatgttctgaatgtgggaaatctttttgTTCAAAACCAGATCTTGGAAAACATCAAAGACTTCACATGGGAAAGaatcctgaatgtgggaagtggaTGACTCAAAAATCACATCTTGCCGATCAtctaagaactcacacaggggagatgcCATATATATGCCCTGAATGCGGCAAGTATTTTAGTAGGAAATCCAATTTTATAGATCATCTAAgaagccacacaggagagaagtcatttttatgtcctgaatgtgggaagtgtgttAGTCGTAAATCACATTTTACGGAACATCTaaaaagtcacacaggggagaagccgttctcatgctcagaatgtgggaagtgctttACAACTCATTCACATCTTTCTAGACATCAGAGAAGCCACactggggagaagccatattcatgcgtTGAATGTGGAAAATGCTTTATGCGTAAAGATTATCTTGAGAAACATCAGAGGAGCCACACAGGggtgaagccatattcatgttcagaatgtgggaaatgtttttccCAGAAATCACATCTTTTGAGTCATTTACAAATTCACACAAGGAAGAAGTTGTTTTTCAGTTAA
- the LOC122932112 gene encoding oocyte zinc finger protein XlCOF7.1-like isoform X4: protein MMVLSINDPPRMDQDRYLMATRILDLTLEIISLITGEDYTVVKKSSDECVTPRASGGRSRTQSTITEPPPHSLIHEQKILELTNRITDLLSGEVPVRCQDVAVYFSIEEWEYLEGHKDQYKDVMMDSHQTLTSLDGSSQRNPPERCPSPLYSQDCPDEKLNVPLDHQDVLTDNHQILTSLDGSSQRNPPERCRSPLCPQDCPEEKPNVLLVHQDVLTDNHQILTSLDGSSQRNPPERCHSPLYFQDCPEEKLNVPLDHQDVLTDNHQLITLLEGSSQRNPPERCPSPLYSQDCPEEKLNVPLDHQDVLTDNHQLLTLLGVDSMRSSYGHLYLSPYYEVEGNPARIGKKEPVHRLLKSFECLEAGKQFKTKSHLSIHTRIPKEERTFLCSECGKSFCSKPDLGKHQRLHMGKNPECGKWMTQKSHLADHLRTHTGEMPYICPECGKYFSRKSNFIDHLRSHTGEKSFLCPECGKCVSRKSHFTEHLKSHTGEKPFSCSECGKCFTTHSHLSRHQRSHTGEKPYSCVECGKCFMRKDYLEKHQRSHTGVKPYSCSECGKCFSQKSHLLSHLQIHTRKKLFFS from the exons ATGATGGTTCTTTCCATCAATGATCCACCAAGGATGGACCAAGACCGATACCTCATGGCTACaaggatattagacctcaccctggagatcatctccttgataacgggagag gattacacagtagtgaagaagtcgtctgATGAGTGTGTGACACCCCGTGCGTCAGGAGGACGGAGCAGGACCCAGAGCACCATCACCGAGCCTCCACCTCATtcactgatacatgagcagaagatcctagaacttaccaaCAGGATCACtgacctgctgagcggagag gttccagtaaggtgtcaggatgtcgctgtctatttctccatcgaggagtgggagtatttagaaggacacaaggatcagtACAAAGATGTCATGATGGACAGTCACCAGACCCTCACGTCACTGG ATGGATCCAGtcagagaaatccaccagagagatgtcccagtcctctgtattcccaggactgtccagacgAGAAGCTGAATGTCCCACTGGATCATCAGGACGTCTTGACGGATAATCACCAGATCCTCACATCACTGG ATGGATCCAGtcagagaaatccaccagagagatgtcgtAGTCCTCTATGtccccaggactgtccagaggagaagccgAATGTCTTACTGGTTCATCAGGACGTCTTGACGGATAATCACCAGATCCTCACATCACTGG ATGGATCCAGtcagagaaatccaccagagagatgtcatAGTCCTCTATAtttccaggactgtccagaggagaagctgaaTGTCCCACTGGATCATCAGGACGTCTTGACGGATAATCACCAGCTTATTACATTACTGG AAGGATCCAGtcagagaaatccaccagagagatgtcccagtcctttgtattcccaggactgtccagaggagaagctgaaTGTCCCACTGGATCATCAGGACGTCTTGACGGATAATCACCAGCTCCTTACATTATTGG GTGTAGACAGTATGAGAAGTTCCTATGGACATCTCTATTTATCTCCCTATTATGAAGTAGAGGGTAATCCAGCACGGATTGGCAAGAAAGAGCCTGTCCACAGACTTCTCAAAAGTTTTGAATGTTTAGAAGCTGGAAAACAATTCAAAACGAAATCTCATCTATCCATACATACAAGAATTCCAAAAGAGGAAAGAACTTTtttatgttctgaatgtgggaaatctttttgTTCAAAACCAGATCTTGGAAAACATCAAAGACTTCACATGGGAAAGaatcctgaatgtgggaagtggaTGACTCAAAAATCACATCTTGCCGATCAtctaagaactcacacaggggagatgcCATATATATGCCCTGAATGCGGCAAGTATTTTAGTAGGAAATCCAATTTTATAGATCATCTAAgaagccacacaggagagaagtcatttttatgtcctgaatgtgggaagtgtgttAGTCGTAAATCACATTTTACGGAACATCTaaaaagtcacacaggggagaagccgttctcatgctcagaatgtgggaagtgctttACAACTCATTCACATCTTTCTAGACATCAGAGAAGCCACactggggagaagccatattcatgcgtTGAATGTGGAAAATGCTTTATGCGTAAAGATTATCTTGAGAAACATCAGAGGAGCCACACAGGggtgaagccatattcatgttcagaatgtgggaaatgtttttccCAGAAATCACATCTTTTGAGTCATTTACAAATTCACACAAGGAAGAAGTTGTTTTTCAGTTAA
- the LOC122932112 gene encoding oocyte zinc finger protein XlCOF7.1-like isoform X5, whose amino-acid sequence MMVCSVNDRPRMEKDRSHMPAEILDLALEIISLITGEDYTVVKKSSDECVTPRASGGRSRTQSTITEPPPHSLIHEQKILELTNRITDLLSGEVPVRCQDVAVYFSIEEWEYLEGHKDQYKDVMMDSHQTLTSLDGSSQRNPPERCPSPLYSQDCPDEKLNVPLDHQDVLTDNHQILTSLDGSSQRNPPERCRSPLCPQDCPEEKPNVLLVHQDVLTDNHQILTSLDGSSQRNPPERCHSPLYFQDCPEEKLNVPLDHQDVLTDNHQLITLLEGSSQRNPPERCPSPLYSQDCPEEKLNVPLDHQDVLTDNHQLLTLLGVDSMRSSYGHLYLSPYYEVEGNPARIGKKEPVHRLLKSFECLEAGKQFKTKSHLSIHTRIPKEERTFLCSECGKSFCSKPDLGKHQRLHMGKNPECGKWMTQKSHLADHLRTHTGEMPYICPECGKYFSRKSNFIDHLRSHTGEKSFLCPECGKCVSRKSHFTEHLKSHTGEKPFSCSECGKCFTTHSHLSRHQRSHTGEKPYSCVECGKCFMRKDYLEKHQRSHTGVKPYSCSECGKCFSQKSHLLSHLQIHTRKKLFFS is encoded by the exons gattacacagtagtgaagaagtcgtctgATGAGTGTGTGACACCCCGTGCGTCAGGAGGACGGAGCAGGACCCAGAGCACCATCACCGAGCCTCCACCTCATtcactgatacatgagcagaagatcctagaacttaccaaCAGGATCACtgacctgctgagcggagag gttccagtaaggtgtcaggatgtcgctgtctatttctccatcgaggagtgggagtatttagaaggacacaaggatcagtACAAAGATGTCATGATGGACAGTCACCAGACCCTCACGTCACTGG ATGGATCCAGtcagagaaatccaccagagagatgtcccagtcctctgtattcccaggactgtccagacgAGAAGCTGAATGTCCCACTGGATCATCAGGACGTCTTGACGGATAATCACCAGATCCTCACATCACTGG ATGGATCCAGtcagagaaatccaccagagagatgtcgtAGTCCTCTATGtccccaggactgtccagaggagaagccgAATGTCTTACTGGTTCATCAGGACGTCTTGACGGATAATCACCAGATCCTCACATCACTGG ATGGATCCAGtcagagaaatccaccagagagatgtcatAGTCCTCTATAtttccaggactgtccagaggagaagctgaaTGTCCCACTGGATCATCAGGACGTCTTGACGGATAATCACCAGCTTATTACATTACTGG AAGGATCCAGtcagagaaatccaccagagagatgtcccagtcctttgtattcccaggactgtccagaggagaagctgaaTGTCCCACTGGATCATCAGGACGTCTTGACGGATAATCACCAGCTCCTTACATTATTGG GTGTAGACAGTATGAGAAGTTCCTATGGACATCTCTATTTATCTCCCTATTATGAAGTAGAGGGTAATCCAGCACGGATTGGCAAGAAAGAGCCTGTCCACAGACTTCTCAAAAGTTTTGAATGTTTAGAAGCTGGAAAACAATTCAAAACGAAATCTCATCTATCCATACATACAAGAATTCCAAAAGAGGAAAGAACTTTtttatgttctgaatgtgggaaatctttttgTTCAAAACCAGATCTTGGAAAACATCAAAGACTTCACATGGGAAAGaatcctgaatgtgggaagtggaTGACTCAAAAATCACATCTTGCCGATCAtctaagaactcacacaggggagatgcCATATATATGCCCTGAATGCGGCAAGTATTTTAGTAGGAAATCCAATTTTATAGATCATCTAAgaagccacacaggagagaagtcatttttatgtcctgaatgtgggaagtgtgttAGTCGTAAATCACATTTTACGGAACATCTaaaaagtcacacaggggagaagccgttctcatgctcagaatgtgggaagtgctttACAACTCATTCACATCTTTCTAGACATCAGAGAAGCCACactggggagaagccatattcatgcgtTGAATGTGGAAAATGCTTTATGCGTAAAGATTATCTTGAGAAACATCAGAGGAGCCACACAGGggtgaagccatattcatgttcagaatgtgggaaatgtttttccCAGAAATCACATCTTTTGAGTCATTTACAAATTCACACAAGGAAGAAGTTGTTTTTCAGTTAA